GATTTTTAGGGTTCTGCAGCAGTCAGTGATCatgctcatgatcatgatcagtagcAACGTCGACGGGAAGTTCTAAGGAaggatattatattatatatgtataatcaaGCAATGGCGAGTCTTGGCCAATACCTAGTTGACCAACTCTCTCAACCTCCAAtaaattcctttttttccttttagaaaaaaagaaaaaaaaacttcaaatttattATGAAGCAATAAAAGTCTGGTTTGAGTCGATCGTCATGTATTCGATCAGGGAGGCAATCATGTACTTTATGTACGTGTTGAATGTTAGTAGGTCCATCAGGGAGGCTGTGTTCAAGGTTAGCTACTGGCTAACATGACCGCTACCCATGCAAAGTACCTCTTCtactctatttcttttaaatagtACTGCTGTATTTGATTCTTTAATCAAAGTACTGGTCAATAAAATTGaagttgtcttttttttttaaatatatatatatatgttttgttccAAGTGATATATATCCGTTATGTTAAGCTTGCAAACtatgattaattatttcaaCCGGCCATGCCACTACTAGTTACTCGATCCTAGCAAGCTTGCAATAATATTcctcctaaattataattttcgaTGTGATTGCGGGTTGTACTGATCTCTTGTCATGCACAATTGGATGACCCATGATAGTGGACACTTTGGCAGGACACTCAAatacattaaaacataaacatgatGAGGTTTGGGTCCATGAGTTACCCTGCACGTTGGCATCCTTGTTCGGTCAAACATCAGTGATCACAGCCTAATTGGCTGTTATCGAATAAATTCCTGCATATATTCATCTGCGAATTTGTCCAGTTATGAGAGTTTCTTTCCAGTACGTAAGATTTGGATATCTTTGGAGAACCACTACGAATGAATACATCTCATGCACGTAGCAAAAGTTTGAACCGTCGATGATCTGTTTCCTTGTCGTTTGCGATCTTTTGTCTTTTAGTTAATTTTCTCCCATGGAATTAGAAGGTGTTGAACGACAAAGAGGTTCCCAGTCCCAAACCCACATGGGGCTAGCTAGCAGATCATCCCCATCCCTATTTGATGTAGAAGATCCTGATCCAtgaacctagctagctagatatacatacatatatgcagtctatatataattttgagttgtattataattttgttgtgCTTTGAGTACAATGGTTCCAAATTAGGATAACCCTGGCCATCAGATGTCTTCAACAACCATTCTTCTAGTGTGGGATATCATATCAATGAAAACCGAAAATGGATGGATGACTGTTAGGAATTAAGTTTTAGGTTTAGAAAGATGGCAGAGTACTTTTATCACTCGCTTGAAATATATCCATCCTATAAAACGGTCAAGGCCGCAATGAATGATGGCGGGGCATCTTGGTCTGTGATCAAGACATACGAAGACCACGACGTCGTTTCAAAATATGTAGATTCTAGTGTGAATTTGTATTCGTGGTATATTCTATTGATCACCTTCAGGTTGCGGGTACAAATGAAGTATGAGCTAATGGAGGAGGATCATTCCAAATTCAGCAtcaatcaaaaaagaaaaaatagtttcaagGGCTAGTCTGGAAAGCCGAGATAGGACTGTAAAGTTTAGTAGCGCATAAGTCAGTATGACATCTCCACTAGGAGGCTCCAACAAACTCCACCAGCAGAATGCAAAGTGAAAGACCTTACTACAAATCTGGCAAGTACGTTAGTCCAAGAAGCGCGCCCAATCATCACAAACCTAAGAACATCTCATACAACTTAAAAGAGCTCATCATGTAGAGATTCTAGAGAATATGCAAATTTTGCTCCATTATGAATCTgagacaaataattaaaaaaaaaaaaaaaaacacacatccAAAGAAATCTGAACAAATAATGCTGAATATATATGTGCTCAGGAGAATCTATAGGATTTGAGGAATGTATCAATAGTTCCATATCAAGAGTTTGGATACAGTACATGAATAGAACCGAAATGATTCAACTAAACAATGTTCATGAACAAGTTAGTCGTAAGGGATGATGCCACAAATGTCCCGACAGATGCAAAGGTGTTCACAGTCCAATAAATGTGTTTAGAGGATTTTTCACAGAATTAGAGCATTAATTTTGTTCAAGCTCCTTGGACACATTCAAACCAAATGCTCTCCACCCGATGCCCATTCACAAAACAAATACTTAAACCAAAACCTCATTCGATTGCCAGCAGCTATCAAACAAAACTTGCGTAAGAGACGACAAGGCAGGATCATTTAAGAAAGAAACATTTGCCATGGCCCTACCTAGATGAACTACTAGTGGCGCCCTTGGAAGGTTTATCGTTAGATGGAGAATCTTTGACTGGTTTAGACTCTGAATTTATGGCAATATTCTCCATTCCAACCTCCATTGCTACCCTCTCATCCTTCTCCCTCTTCTTTTTCTCAGAAATTATACTTTCCGCTACTTGGTTTTGAGTAGAAGGCATAGATGGCTCCAAAAGACGAGGTCCTGCATTGATCCATGGATGAAGAAGGCACTCACCTGCGGTGGGCCGCTTCTCAGGGACAAAGTCAAGGATTGGAACCAGGAAGTCATTCATGTCATTCGCATCTTGCTCACTGAAATCGTACTTCTCAATGAGAACCTTGCTCAGGGGCCAGAAACGCAAACGACGGATGTGCCTCAGATCACCATATCTATTGAAGAAATCCCGCGAATAGCGGCCACCTAAGGCAATCTGAGAAAAATGAAGGGATTTTGGAAGTTAGGCAAGTGTCTCATGAAGACTTCTTTAAGGGTGTGAAAGGTTATTTTCTCACCTTGCGTGGCATCATTCCAAGAAGCTCCATCATCAATGCCAAGTGATCctgaaagaattttttttccaagaaaatatatatatggtcaaatGTGCTGAAGGTTAAAAAAGCAAGTACTATAGATGACTTATGTAGACACGCTTAACCCATAAAGCATTGAAAAACCTTACACTTGGTATGCTTGAAAACTACATATTCACCACTTACATTAAACCTAGAAGCACAGAGGAAAGACAATGCAATAATGACCCAAAAGTTTATTGCTTTCCATTTCATAAATGGAGAGAAGAGTCGTAACAGCAAAACAACTGTAGCCGATCCCCCTTAAGGAAACTCAAAActcatgttataaaataaacagGCCaaacaaaacatcattttaCGCAGCTAACCTCAAGGGAATGCAACAATGTTAAGTGAAGATCatcaaaaactaattttttttttttttttttttttataattcataatgtgagcaagaaaaaaagctccttcaaagaaacaacaaactGGAAGAAGAATAGCCAATGAGCCACTCATATAATACAGTCATCATTGGATCATTGGTATGGTATGATTGACGGAACAAACTCACACACATTAAAGTTTGCATGTGAATAGAATGAGGGAAGCATTGTAGCACAAAAGTACATATAAAACGAAATATACAAAGCACATACAAAATTTCATTCACTTTTGAAACTACAGCACATAAATACAGAGAAACAGTTTTAAATTATGTGAAAGTCCCAATCCAATGAAAATGGAAACTATTTCAAAGCAATCCATACATACAAACAGGCAGCCAAAAACACGGCACATTAGCAACGAATAAGATTAATATTGAACCAAGGGAACAATAACATGCTTCTAAAAGCACCAACTAAGGCTGcgttctttgtttggacagcagccTTAAGGAAGATTATGACCATTGATAATCTAAGAAAACGTGGGCTTATAATCActgactggtgttgtatgtgcagaaaTAGTGGCGAAACAGTGGATCATTTACTcctacattgtgagtttgctcAGCCATATGGAATTACTTTTTCAAAGAGTGGGATTAGCATGGATAATGCCGGGGAGGGTGGTTGAACTACAggcaagttggagagggatcacaGGGACACTGCAGATTgcagctgtgtggaagatggctcccatttgtattttttggtgcatttggagtgAAAGAAATGGTAGACATTTTGATGATCATGAACGCTCCTTGGAAGAGTTTTAAgagttttttctggaagactttatttatgtgggccattgctatagatttaaatggtctcagcttccatgatttccttgtaacagtttctagttcctaaattggtgtaatcacatgtatacttttcctgtgtacttaggctatgcctatctttgtatcaataaaatatcttcttacttacatatataaaaaaataaaaaaaaaggacccTTGCCAGAAACTGAACTGCTTCTTTTTCCCTTCAATAAACTAGAAATTACGAAGGAAATAAACTGTTCTTTCATCATTCAAATGACTCCAATCAAGACAAATAATGCAACATATGGCTCAAATAGCTTTTAGGTTATGTAAGCAGCATCTATGATGACACGTCTGCTTATCACGTGACAAGTAACTGACAGTTCTGCCATTTTACCATCTATAAATATGCTCAATTGAAGAGATATTAGTCATGTAGAGATTCGTTGGGGTATTTAGCACATGGAACCTCACCAAGGCAGGGCTCTTTCAAACCCACCCCTGGGGAATAAATCTCGAATACATGACCTTACCTGCCAAAACCATGCATCAATCCAGGGAAACACCACGTGCGGGATTGGACTCAAGATGTCTAACTCTCTAAGACTCATCCCAAACCCGACATTTGACCACAAAGCTGCACCCTGGGATTAattatttgcaacttccagagaAGATCGGACAGAAACATATATACTTCCCTTCATCTCCTCCCTTATAGGGAGGAGCCACATGGTGGGCTTGGAGATAAGGGAAATCTCTCCATTTCTCTTCCCttccctttccctttccttccTCAACCAAACAAACAATACAACAATGTATTAAAGTTACAAGTGTAACTATAATGGACTCTCAAGAAGCATATGAATCCTAGTACATGAGATAAATGTTACAGTTGAAAATATTagcagaaatatatattttttcctttcttttttattccctTGAGAATATAGACGTTTCAATAATCTGTTATAAAGCAAGATATGAATTAAGTTTTATTTGTTGAGGAACTCATTCCCAGAACGAAGCACAGATGTAATGCTAGAACCATATGGGTCGGTGCAACGGTGTCTAATAGTACAATGATAAATGAAGCAACCATTAGAATATTGTGTAAATTGCATAACTGATTTCCTACATGTCAATTATTAACTGTGAATTACTACCTGAAATAAAGGAATGCGATGGTTTGCAGAAATGAAACTAATGCACAAATTATATGATTGGATATATTGTCTTAACGAATTCAAATTACATGGATTTCCattaagagagagagtgaataAAAGCAGGGATCTGTGAATATAATAGATGGCGCAGTAAGCAAATAAGAGATTAATAACATTTGTACCTCATCTCTATCAAAGTTGTCGCCAGTATGGGGATCAAAGAGTACATCACCAGTTGCAAGCTCAAAACAAATGCAAGCAAATGACCAGAGATCGGCTGAAGTAGAATATTTAGATCCGAGGATCACCTCTGGACACCTATACTGTCTTGTCTGAATGTCATTCGTGAACTGTTTGTATGTCCAACATGCATTCCCAAAATCAACCAACTTGCACTTGAGGTCAACTGATGCCAATAACTTCTGCCTATTCAAGCGGCTTCCACGCTTGGCACTGTGATTCCCTTGCCCAGTGCCCTTTGTTCCATCAGCATCTGATAATCTATCTGTATTGACAGAACTAGTAGGCTGGTCTTCTACAGAACCCACATTCAACTTCACATTAGGAGAAGACTCTACAGCACCAGATGATTCTGGATCTGCCTCAGCTTCGGCTGAAACTTCCTTCTCCACACAGCCCTGAGCTGCTCGCTTTGCCTTTCTTCGAATCTTTTTCTTCTGGTTCCTAGTCAAATCCCCATTTAAGGTCTTGTTTTCCTTCACAGCCGCACACTCCATTGCGGCCTTATCCTTGCTATTTGGAAGAATTAGAGGAGCACCTGACTTTCTCGGATCCTTAGCAGGGTCTATCATTGCCATTAGCAATATGTTTTCTGGTTTCAAATCAGTGTGTATGATAGAAAGCTGTCTGTGCAAGTAATCCAACCCcaccaaaatatgaaaacagatATCCTTCACCCTATTAATGGGCATACCCCGGTAATTAGTATACTTGATAAGAGTCAAAAGATTATCCCCCAAGTACTCAAAAACCATACAAACATGCTGCCCGTTAGGACCCGAATGCTTGAAGTTATCCAAAAGCTTCACTACGCATTTTTTATCATCCGGGTCGCCCTCAGCAATCTGTTTCAGGATGGTTATCTCATCCATCGCCGCCTCAGTATAATGCTGCGCACTCTTTTGCACTTTCAGAGCTACGTATCGCTGCCCAGATTGCAGATTAATATAAAAGCAGCAGACAAaagaaatacaagaagaagaagactaaAGCATTTAATTAACCATCCATTCAGTTGctaatttcaaaaccaaaaactacAGGTTGTATTAGCTTTTCTCTTGGCAACCAAATATAGCATAACCCAGAAACGAATATGGTCAATTAAACACAAATTCTCAAACACGTTCAATCCCAATTTTACAAACCCACATCCAGCCACATTTAACGGTAAAAGCGAAAGGCTTTTCATTTACAAGCTACGTTCAATCAATCGAGAAGATCCACCACAAAGtacagagagagatagagaaaagTACAGAGAAATGGGTGTCCCAAGCGAGCCAGACGGTTGAGAAGTGACCCCAGCCAAGCTTGCTCTGGACGACGTAGCGGCCATTCTTGAAGGCGTCGCCGATTCGGACCGCGTGGTACCCTCCCCTCCTGTAGTCTTCCGTCCCTTCGTCCTCCGACGTGTAGTCGCCGCTCTCGCTTCCATCCTCCGAAGAACGACACTGTTGCCTCTTGTTCTCCTCAATCTCCATTCACTCCCCCCGATTCCCCTTCAAGATTTGCGGTCTTCTAACAAATATCTAGGGTTTTGGCCTTGAGATTTTGGGGTTTTTGGGGCTGTGACGGTTTAAGTCTAGAATACCGTGAAGAGGGACAAGGATGAATCCGATGAATGAAATTTCTCCTAGTTTTCGCAGTTTTGTCTTCGCCGCAAGTGATCGTGGGCTTTCCTCGAGAATCAGTAAGGTGTCCTCCTCATCATCATAATACCAAACAATACCAAATGATGcagttttctcttcttttaattttgttcaaaataaataaataaataatgcaaAATAATGAAAGGAGCTGCCCCATCTTTCATTCTTTGGATgctttgggtttttttttttctcttctttgtattttttattttgtattcaattattgaaaaaaaacttTAGCCATATTTTTTAACCTATTAATTGATCACCTAGGGTCAATGCACTCAAGGCGTAGATATTGCAATTAAAATTGTGGAAATAGACATCCCAGTAAAAGGGGGATGAATGTTATCGACCATATGGTCATTAACTAATAgtagatgatatttttttaagataaatgatttgtacacGTCTTAAATAGATACATTTTGTGTAagtcttcataaaaaaatagacatcatcttaagaaaaatataaaaaaaaatactttttgataagatatatatttttacgaAAAGTTTATATGTGACTtatctatttagaatttgtacGTAGcattaatctttaaaaaaaaattatggatgcaACCGTTGTATCCATGTCACccgtttcattttcttcttcttcctcttcctctcaaTTTcgtccccctctctctccctcgaaattccatttctctctctctctcgaaccTCTCCCTTTCTATCGAAGATGCTAATCATTCCGTTACCTAATGCTGGAGATAAATCTTTTGCACGAACGGAACCTTCCAGAACCCTTTAC
This genomic interval from Juglans regia cultivar Chandler chromosome 3, Walnut 2.0, whole genome shotgun sequence contains the following:
- the LOC108981243 gene encoding serine/threonine-protein kinase SRPK-like, producing the protein MEIEENKRQQCRSSEDGSESGDYTSEDEGTEDYRRGGYHAVRIGDAFKNGRYVVQSKLGWGHFSTVWLAWDTHFSRYVALKVQKSAQHYTEAAMDEITILKQIAEGDPDDKKCVVKLLDNFKHSGPNGQHVCMVFEYLGDNLLTLIKYTNYRGMPINRVKDICFHILVGLDYLHRQLSIIHTDLKPENILLMAMIDPAKDPRKSGAPLILPNSKDKAAMECAAVKENKTLNGDLTRNQKKKIRRKAKRAAQGCVEKEVSAEAEADPESSGAVESSPNVKLNVGSVEDQPTSSVNTDRLSDADGTKGTGQGNHSAKRGSRLNRQKLLASVDLKCKLVDFGNACWTYKQFTNDIQTRQYRCPEVILGSKYSTSADLWSFACICFELATGDVLFDPHTGDNFDRDEDHLALMMELLGMMPRKIALGGRYSRDFFNRYGDLRHIRRLRFWPLSKVLIEKYDFSEQDANDMNDFLVPILDFVPEKRPTAGECLLHPWINAGPRLLEPSMPSTQNQVAESIISEKKKREKDERVAMEVGMENIAINSESKPVKDSPSNDKPSKGATSSSSR